The DNA window CACTAAAAAACCACAAAATGGAAGAATGGGTCAGACTTGTGTATGATGGCTACCTGCGCTGTTGATAATATTCTGTGTTTTGAACTTGGAAGTCTTTTCTAGGACTGTCCACATTACACTAATTACTAACCTGTACacttatagttttcttttttacttttcaaTACTTGATTATATTTCAAAGTAGAAGTATCACTAAACTTGTGACGTTCACAAAACATTGTGGAACTAGCCCACAGTTTACCAGAATTCCCACTCTTGGACAAATCTTGGCGCAATCAACTGAAAATAGTGTGCACCTAAAAGATTCCAAAAGTTCTAATGTAAATCACAGGCAATATGATCATAAATTGTTAGCTTTCGTTGAATTTGCCTGGGATTAtgaaatggcataggaaagaaaATGGGTGTGGGGACCTTAACTGTGAGGGAAATAGAAAGGTGGGGAGGTCAGCCCACTTTTCTAAATTGGTGGCTACATAGCAAAGGAAAACTGCTTTTCTTGCTGACAGTGACTCATTACTTCTTACTCTGGAAGAGAGGAAGCGCGTTGAAGTTCTCAGACTACCACACAAGGCTAACATGCATCCTAGAGGAGCCACAGCCTGGAGCTACAGGTAGTAGAGGAAACCTCTTTATTTGCTTCCATCCAGCCTTTAAAGAGCATCTGTAGGAATGAGAACTGGCTGCAAGAATGAAAATCAGTCAACTAGAACAGAGTAGTTTCTCATGATTTAGTCAAATGCTGCAACACATTAttaatgtttgtgtgtatgcatgcatgtgtgtgtgtgcatgtgagtgtgtgtgtgcacacgtgtgtgtgtgcacgtgtgtgcgtgtgtgtgtgtgtgtgtgtgtgtgtgtgtgtgtgtgtgtgttgctgggtaTCAAATGCAGGACCTTTTATGTGCTAGACAATTGCTCCACATCAACAGAacttggttttttgggttttttttgtttctgtttttgttttttctttttcttgagacaaggtctcactatgtaccctGGACTGGACTGGCCTGGAATTAGAGCTGttcttgcttctgtctccaaaGAGCTTAGATTTCAGGCTTTAGTTACTACCCTTAGATCATGGGTATTTTTGTCATCTGAAAAATAACATGAACTTCACTCAATTTTTTCCTTGACTCAGATATAGCATGAGGACAGTTTCTTCTTTCTGAGATGCCTGTTTACTTATATTCTGGAATCTATAAGGTTAGGAAGAATTAAGAAATGCTCGAGTTTTACAGCCTTTGCCttctttacaaataaaatatcttgTAAAAGGCTTTGTTATAGGAACATTCTGCTTAATTTAATTTACCTCCACCACATTTCtcaatacttttctttctttgataaaTATCAAATTCAGGACTCTTCACATTCGAGGAATGTGCTTTACCATTGAGTCACACTGCTAgctttggaaatattttaaatatgaaagcaAAATGCATGTAGGGACACTGAATAACTTCTGGGGTAATGCTTGAAGAAGATGACTGTACACCTTTCAGAAGTTAAATGCTGTTTGGTAACTAACATCTATTTCAATTCTCACCTGAGGAGGTACCTGGACCTGCTGTCCTGTTAGCTGGAGAGCATTCCAGTCTAACTGTTACTTTCCTCTTAATGACAACCAGACCTGGCATGAGAGTGAGAGGAACTGCTCGGGGATGAGCAGTCATCTGGTGACCATCAACACAGAAGCAGAACAGGTATGCATTAGCTTAGTACATCCTGATGCTCTGGtttccttctgttgctgtgacaagcaCCATAACCAAAATAACTTTAAAGGGGGAAGAGTTCATTTAAGCTCACAACTtagagtccatcactgagggaattcAGAGCAGAAATTCATGCAGGAActtgaaacagaaaccaaggaggaACACTGCTTTCTGACCCACTCAAAGACTCATATTTAGCTTAGTTTCTTTCCAGTCCAGGACTAcctgcctaaggaatggtgctgcccacagtgagctgagccctcctacatcaattaacagtaCACACAATTCTACGTAGACGTACCCAATTTGATTTAGATATCTCTTAACTGATATTCCCTTCTCAGGTaattctaggctgtgtcaagtagACAGTTAAAGTTAActaggatccagcccatatacatacagctaccaaacccagacaatatagccgatgccaagaagtgcatgctgataggagcctgatagagctgtctcctgagaggctgtgccagaacatgacaaatacagaggcagatgcttgaagtcaaccattgaactgagaatgggatacccattggaggagttagacaaatgattgaaggagctgaagggatttgcaaccccatgagaacagcAATACTAacaagagctcccaaggactaaaccaccatccaaaggctacacatggacagacccatggctccagctgcctatgaagcagagggtggccttgttgggcatcaatggaaggagaagcccttcgtcctgccaaggctggacccccccagtgtagggtaatgtcagggtgggtaagcaggaagggatgggtggggcaacaccctcatagaagaatggggagagaggatgggatagagggtttatggatgggaaactggtaaaggggataacatttgaagtgtaaataaaaaatatccaacaaataAAAAGTTACCTAGGACCATTAGTTATTCTGTTGCTCTAAATCTCTTCATAGTGGAGAAATTTCTTGGGTTTCTAATGTTGTTCCTTAAACTTTCTTATCAGCCTGGACAacattttcttcctctcccagtttttcctttccccccttttttcaAATCAACTTGTTCATTTTTCAACTATGCTTTTCCTAATACAAAGTCCATTACAATCTCACTTCACTTTTACAGGGATCAGATGTAGCAGTCCGAAGACTCAGGGTTTGGTGAGGTTAAAGCTCCCCCTACCACACTAAGCAGATTTGAAGACCGACTTGTCTGATTTCATGATGTTTATGCTTAGCCTGTGATCTCATTGCCGTCTTTTCTCCTTAGCCTAATGGACATTACGAATGTGAATTTgctaaaaaaatgtatattttgtatGTAGGATTTTGTGACTCAACTTTTGGATGAACAATTTTCCTATTTCTTGGGACTTTCTTATGAGAAGGTGGAAGGTCAATGGCAATGGGTGGACAAGACGCCATTCAACCCAAACGTGGTGTGAGTATATTGGTGGGGGTAAGGCATTTATAGGCAAACATGAGATGGGTGGCAAGAAGAACTTATGGCTAGAGATGGGACTTGGTGACCACCTCCACTCTCCATGCTGGGATCTAATTTACTTTGAATTTGCACGTTAGTGCATGTTTATGCAGTCATGCAGCTGTCATGTTGTTTCTGGAGGACACTATTTCCTTGTAGTCATCCCTCTCCTCTAGCTCTAACACATTTTTCATCAAGATCCTCGGGCTTCTTAGGAAAGGGATGTAATACATATGTGCCATTTAAAGATGAGCACTCTTTAGACTCTCCTTTGTACCTTGACTGGACAAGcattctcctttctccacatgaAGGCCTGCACTTGccagtatttgtttgtttagatcttaggcattctgactgggacaagataaaaaataatctaaaagtAGTTTTACTTTGCATTGCCCTATGGCAAAGAATattaagcattttaaaaatgtttctctgccatttgtaTTTCATCTTTTGCTTAGTCCCAATACTCATTTGTTTTCCTCATGTTTACCTTTTTACCCTTAACTTCTTTGGATGTTCTAGATCCTAATCCTCTGCCAGACATATAGCTGATAAATGTCCTTTCCCCTCATGGAGGCTGCCTCTTCCCTTGAAATATGGTGTTCTTTGTTATATAGACATTTTCTATTTCCACAGTTCCCATTTTATAGTTATTGGCCTTAGTGCCGTTTCCATTGTTCAGGAAGTCCTTCCTTGTGCCAATAAGTTCAAgagtttttcttaatttttcctcTGTGAAATTCAGGGTATCAGATTTTAtctgaggtccttgattcacttggaattGGGTCTTGTGCAAAGTGAAAGGGAATaatgtttcattatttttgcACATGGCTATCCAGTTTTGCTGGCACCATATGGGGAGATGCTGTCTTTTCTGCTATTTTCACTGTTGGCCTCACTGGGAAAGATTGGGTAGATGTATGAATAGTGACTTATGTATGTATTCTTGATGCTATTCCATTGAGTCACAGGCCCGTTTTTATGCCAGTGCCTTGACAGTTTGTATTagttttttgttatattttgttttaaagcattgctctgtagtatagtttgAAATCTGAGGTGATGATACCTCCAGTTTTTTAAACTCTTCAGGATTGTGTGATTGTCCTGGGGCATACatgtttaatttaaatttaaatttaaaattttaattaaagtacATTTAAGTTTGCCTTTTCAATTTCTGTAAGAATTGCCTTAGAATTTTAATGGGGGTTGAGTTGAGTCTGTGATCACTTCTGTTGGGATGACTACTTACATACTATGAAAGGGAGACCTTTTCATCTTGTGGcatttttcatttccttgttagtgttttaaagttttcatttcatgagaaGTTTACTTGCTTCATTGGACTTATTCCAATTTCTTTGGTTAAAGCAACGAGGGCTATTGTGAATGGCATTGTCTCCCTGGCTTCTTTGTGTGTTTCACATTGTATataggaagactactgatttttaTGTGTTAAGGAAGTCATGCTTCAAATGCTCAATAGCCACATACGGCTGATGACTCTTGCAGTGCAGATCGTAACTTTGTTTTGCGCACATGTTCTATTTGCTCTGCATCTCTGGATTATCTTGGGATAAAATCCTATCTCAGGGTTCTGCTTCTCTTTCAGATTCTGGAAAGTTGGGGAACCCAAGGACTATATGGAAGAAGACTGTGTTGTCCTTGTTTATGACCAAGATAAATGGGTCTGGAATGATTTTCCTTGTCACTTTGAGATGGGAAGGATTTGTAAGTTACCTGGAGCAACATTTGA is part of the Rattus norvegicus strain BN/NHsdMcwi chromosome 4, GRCr8, whole genome shotgun sequence genome and encodes:
- the Clec4d gene encoding C-type lectin domain family 4 member D isoform X1; its protein translation is MWLEESQMKSKGALHPQRIPWVCAVVSISFLSACFISTCLVTHYFLLWKRGSALKFSDYHTRLTCILEEPQPGATGTWTCCPVSWRAFQSNCYFPLNDNQTWHESERNCSGMSSHLVTINTEAEQDFVTQLLDEQFSYFLGLSYEKVEGQWQWVDKTPFNPNVVFWKVGEPKDYMEEDCVVLVYDQDKWVWNDFPCHFEMGRICKLPGATFDWNPSK
- the Clec4d gene encoding C-type lectin domain family 4 member D isoform X3, coding for MWLEESQMKSKGALHPQRIPWVCAVVSISFLSACFISTCLGTWTCCPVSWRAFQSNCYFPLNDNQTWHESERNCSGMSSHLVTINTEAEQDFVTQLLDEQFSYFLGLSYEKVEGQWQWVDKTPFNPNVVFWKVGEPKDYMEEDCVVLVYDQDKWVWNDFPCHFEMGRICKLPGATFDWNPSK
- the Clec4d gene encoding C-type lectin domain family 4 member D isoform X4; protein product: MWLEESQMKSKGALHPQRIPWVCAVVSISFLSACFISTCLVTHYFLLWKRGSALKFSDYHTRLTCILEEPQPGATGGTWTCCPVSWRAFQSNCYFPLNDNQTWHESERNCSGMSSHLVTINTEAEQVILGCVK
- the Clec4d gene encoding C-type lectin domain family 4 member D isoform X2, which produces MWLEESQMKSKGALHPQRIPWVCAVVSISFLSACFISTCLGGTWTCCPVSWRAFQSNCYFPLNDNQTWHESERNCSGMSSHLVTINTEAEQDFVTQLLDEQFSYFLGLSYEKVEGQWQWVDKTPFNPNVVFWKVGEPKDYMEEDCVVLVYDQDKWVWNDFPCHFEMGRICKLPGATFDWNPSK
- the Clec4d gene encoding C-type lectin domain family 4 member D → MWLEESQMKSKGALHPQRIPWVCAVVSISFLSACFISTCLVTHYFLLWKRGSALKFSDYHTRLTCILEEPQPGATGGTWTCCPVSWRAFQSNCYFPLNDNQTWHESERNCSGMSSHLVTINTEAEQDFVTQLLDEQFSYFLGLSYEKVEGQWQWVDKTPFNPNVVFWKVGEPKDYMEEDCVVLVYDQDKWVWNDFPCHFEMGRICKLPGATFDWNPSK